The following coding sequences are from one Oncorhynchus kisutch isolate 150728-3 linkage group LG23, Okis_V2, whole genome shotgun sequence window:
- the LOC109868604 gene encoding KN motif and ankyrin repeat domain-containing protein 1, with protein MAQDTHIYRNGQGNRGRSVSATEETTPYYLETPYGYQLDLDFLKYVDDIQNGSTINRLRKKPLRATNSRAEAQSGTTPSQSWTSSESLSSASSGNTRVSQSAMSTGNRGRPPLPPPHSASTTSNTTPSSQEGSSVPLKPQEGKPAPAVRSLNTPRFNPLVEKTLVETRRRLEQEKTSSTTPAQPHPEPHPRRRLASFGGVGSSGSLSAFTGWGSYNQNNSGNVNKPHAEGELSLPLSLHHGSSLGSGGSLRPSPQSSGRDTPVTGLSPLHLQHVRDQMVMAIQRLKELEEQVRSIPVLQVKISVLQEEKRQLVSRMKNQDQEELSDVFRKRAHSTGSAGRFRVGKGSELLGKPEDGLENKAEHNSTSSGLKEFQQLTAEMEALERTIKGDRLQARHGLNQNTLRSNCRAHKSVAIGIDEDLDAILDVRSSKQHRDIAMKTKPTDTRCIETGVTEAHLVVTADKGSELDAQQRIIEALKERVCQLEAEVKESTLQTEMGRLKLELQAAGARNKADKGSTARLSTHSTSTATQAPEARPKAQTRSLGVGNHTEVQDASAGGRMEVEWWGCSVGVSCRPELKSVSSGPEVPMTWWVVRERVETQDQCVGRQVVMVTQGVGTGVRVCEAGVNTDLTMESLAAARRRGMGECQLVSVGSGDCTVDDVLSAVKEVGMATDPPVRGVDSGVTVSPQTVSQRTNTSPTLSSVSRFTNTCRLFNTTSSTNTVLNTQEKHTNTVHTITRNIAVGNSRVLELIQTVAKTRSVGIGTTNAAVTKATTRDAGVGMTNVNDNFLVGLKTRNIACGPSCLPDSTKTRSIGIGVGEGRIRDLAGPPSLTQTSHSHQAQGQSQLEPGLDHYIEKMQCLLREQQGLLTESYSELGEVFIQPASDNTTLIMSPVNSAMIQGGTEDRPIPSQSTDCVQFQSIAGPGQFTNTSPKRNTESSGVSQRVTKESEVKQKILRIEHQTSSALHGQPTTANMLRSIMKKQDGDRGYTGTRKSLKFVGVTTGCESMSTSEPSSSEEEEKNGNGRWREVCGLQDRSRTGGNKGVANRECSGHGQTEIQESFQLSEKMLSACHALKTHLSDDQILSSRELRSCLNMLQHEWFRVSSQKSAAPAVVGDYLTAFRSVSPAVQRHVANLADGNGNTALHYSVSHSNFTVVKRMLLADVCNVNKQNKAGYTPIMLAALAAVEAPEDMEVVEELFIKGDVNAKASQAGQTALMLAVSHGRMDMVRALLAKGAEVNLQDDEGSTALMCASEHGHAEIVRLLLAKPGCNATLSDSDESTALSIALEAGHKDIAVLLYAHVNFSKCQAGGTPRLGRNTPPSSAGRAVFE; from the exons ATGGCTCAAGACACACACATTTACAGAAATGGCCAAG GTAACAGGGGAAGGTCAGTCAGTGCTACTGAGGAGACCACCCCCTACTATCTGGAGACGCCTTACGGATACCAGCTGGACCTGGACTTCCTCAAGTACGTGGACGACATTCAGAACGGCTCCACCATTAATAGGCTGAGGAAGAAGCCCCTCAGGGCGACCAACAGCAGGGCAGAAGCACAAAGTGGCACCACACCCAGCCAATCATGGACCTCATCGGAATCCCTGTCCTCGGCGAGTAGTGGTAACACGCGGGTGAGTCAGTCTGCCATGTCGACCGGTAACCGAGGGAGaccccctcttcctccaccccacAGTGCCTCTACCACCAGCAACACCACCCCGTCTAGTCAGGAGGGGTCCTCCGTCCCTCTGAAACCCCAAGAGGGGAAGCCTGCCCCGGCCGTCCGCTCCCTGAACACCCCCAGGTTCAACCCTCTAGTGGAGAAGACCCTGGTGGAGACCCGTAGGCGCTTGGAGCAGGAGAAAACCTCCAGCACCACACCAGCCCAGCCCCACCCTGAGCCCCATCCCCGCCGGCGCCTAGCCAGCTTCGGGGGAGTGGGCTCCAGTGGCTCCCTGTCCGCCTTCACCGGCTGGGGTTCCTACAACCAGAACAACAGCGGAAATGTCAACAAGCCTCATGCTGAAGGTGAGCTTTCCCTGCCCCTATCCCTCCACCACGGCTCTTCCCTGGGCAGCGGAGGGTCCCTGAGACCCAGCCCCCAGAGCTCTGGCAGGGATACCCCAGTCACGGGCCTCAGCCCCCTGCACCTGCAGCATGTCAGAGACCAGATGGTGATGGCCATCCAGAGGCTGAAGGAGCTGGAGGAACAG GTGAGGAGCATCCCTGTTCTACAGGTGAAGATCTCTGTCCtccaggaggagaagagacagctgGTCTCTCGGATGAAGAACCAGGACCAAGAAGAGCTGAGTGACGTGTTCCGGAAGAGAGCCCACAGCACGGGCAGCGCCGGTCGGTTCCGGGTTGGGAAGGGCTCTGAACTTCTAGGGAAACCTGAAGATGGGCTGGAGAACAAGGCAGAGCACAACAGTACCTCCTCTGGCCTGAAGGAGTTCCAGCAGCTGACTGCTGAGATGGAGGCTTTGGAGAGGACCATCAAGGGTGATCGCTTGCAAGCACGGCATGGCCTCAACCAGAACACATTACGCAGCAACTGCAGAGCTCACAAATCAGTAGCCATCGGCATTGATGAAGACTTGGATGCCATCTTAGATGTCAGGTCCTCAAAACAACACAGGGACATCGCCATGAAGACCAAGCCCACAGACACACGATGCATAGAAACGGGTGTAACTGAGGCCCACCTCGTTGTCACCGCGGATAAGGGGTCGGAGCTAGATGCCCAGCAGAGAATCATAGAAGCCctgaaggagagggtgtgtcagtTGGAGGCAGAGGTAAAGGAGTCCACCCTGCAGACGGAGATGGGCAGGCTGAAGCTGGAACTACAGGCTGCCGGGGCCAGGAACAAGGCTGATAAAGGCTCCACCGCCAGGCTATCCACCCACAGCACCTCCACAGCCACGCAGGCCCCGGAGGCCAGGCCCAAGGCCCAGACCAGGAGCCTGGGGGTGGGCAACCACACAGAGGTCCAGGACGCCTCCGCTGGAGGTAGGATGGAGGTGGAGTGGTGGGGCTGTAGTGTTGGAGTGTCCTGTAGGCCGGAGCTGAAGAGTGTGAGCTCAGGACCAGAGGTACCGATGACTTGGTgggtggtcagagagagagtggagacccAGGACCAATGTgttgggagacaggtggtgatgGTCACCCAAGGTGTGGGCACAGGGGTGAGGGTGTGTGAGGCAGGTGTCAACACAGATCTGACCATGGAGAGTTTGGCTGCAGCGAGAAGAAGGGGGATGGGGGAGTGTCAGTTGGTGTCGGTGGGGAGCGGGGACTGTACGGTCGACGACGTGCTGAGTGCTGTAAAGGAGGTCGGCATGGCAACCGACCCTCCAGTCAGAGGGGTGGATTCAGGTGTCACGGTGTCACCTCAGACGGTCTCCCAGCGCACCAACACATCACCAACACTCAGCTCGGTCTCCCGTTTCACAAACACCTGCCGCTTGTTCAACACCACCTCCAGCACCAACACCGTGCTCAACACCCAGGAGAAACACACCAACACTGTGCACACCATCACCCGGAACATTGCTGTTGGCAACAGCAGGGTCCTAGAGCTAATCCAGACCGTTGCTAAGACCCGCTCCGTTGGCATTGGAACGACCAATGCGGCCGTCACCAAGGCAACGACCAGAGACGCTGGGGTCGGGATGACTAACGTGAACGACAACTTCctggttggactgaaaacccggAACATCGCCTGTGGTCCTTCGTGTCTCCCTGACTCCACCAAGACCAGGAGTATTGGGATCGGGGTGGGTGAGGGGCGCATACGGGATCTTGCAGGACCACCATCACTGACACAGACATCCCATTCTCACCAGGCCCAGGGCCAATCCCAGTTAGAGCCTGGTCTGGACCACTACATAGAGAAGATGCAGTGTCTGCTGAGGGAGCAGCAGGGCCTGCTGACTGAGAGCTACAGTGAACTGGGAGAGGTGTTCATCCAGCCGGCGTCAGACAACACCACCCTCATCATGTCACCCGTCAACTCTGCCATGATACAGGGAGGCACGGAGGACAGGCCAATACCCTCACAATCCACAG ATTGTGTACAGTTCCAGTCCATCGCAGGGCCCGGCCAGTTCACTAACACCTCACCTAAGAGAAACACAGAAAGCTCAGGGGTCAGCCAGCGTGTCACTAAGGAGTCAGAGGTCAAGCAAAAGATACTACGCATAGAACACCAAACGTCCTCTGCATTGCAcg GTCAGCCCACGACCGCCAACATGCTGAGGTCCATCATGAAGAAACAAGATGGTGACCGAGGCTACACTGGAACCAGGAAGAGCCTGAAGTTTGTGGGCGTGACCACAGG GTGTGAGTCCATGTCAACTAGTGAACCATCCAGCTctgaagaagaagagaagaacgGGAacgggaggtggagggaggtctGTGGTCTCCAGGATCGGAGCCGAACGGGCGGGAACAAAGGGGTGGCCAACAGAGAATGTAGTGGCCATGGGCAGACGGAGATACAGGAGAG TTTTCAGTTGAGTGAGAAGATGTTGTCTGCTTGCCATGCGCTGAAGACCCATCTGAGTGACGACCAGATTTTATCCAGCAGAGAACTG CGGTCCTGCCTGAACATGCTGCAGCACGAGTGGTTCCGTGTGTCCAGTCAGAAGTCAGCTGCTCCGGCTGTGGTGGGGGACTATTTAACGGCGTTCCGGTCAGTTTCTCCAGCCGTGCAGAGACACGTAGCCAACTTGGCAGACGGTAACGGTAACACAGCACTCCACTACAGCGTGTCCCACTCCAACTTCACCGTCGTAAAGAGGATGCTGCTGGCAG ATGTGTGTAACGTGAACAAGCAGAACAAGGCAGGATATACCCCCATCATGCTGGCTGCCCTGGCTGCTGTGGAGGCCCCAGAGGacatggaggtggtggaggagctcTTCATTAAAGGAGATGTTAATGCCAAGGCCAGCCAG GCTGGTCAGACAGCCCTGATGCTGGCAGTGAGCCACGGCAGGATGGACATGGTGCGGGCCCTGCTGGCCAAGGGGGCAGAGGTCAACCTTCAGGATGATGAGGGCTCTACAGCTCTAATGTGTGCCAGCGAACACGGACACGCTGAGATAGTCAGGCTGCTGCTGGCCAAGCCAGGCTGTAACGCCACCCTGAGTGACAGC GATGAGAGCACGGCCCTGTCCATAGCTCTTGAGGCTGGACATAAAGACATAGCAGTGCTGCTCTATGCCCATGTCAACTTCTCCAAATGCCAGGCCGGG GGAACCCCTCGTCTCGGTAGAAATACACCCCCCAGTTCCGCTGGAAGAGCCGTCTTTGAATGA